The following coding sequences lie in one Erwinia amylovora genomic window:
- a CDS encoding glucan biosynthesis protein D gives MNRRMFMKASMAFATLSGMSGLSALFSQAAWAEDGIADGSAKRFDFDELKKMAASMAGKAYGGAPAPLPDTLATLTPQAYNEIQYDANHSLWNGTDRQLDVQFFHVGMGFKRRIRMFSVDEASREAREIHFRPQLFNYNDARVDTRQLEGKTDLGFAGFRAFKKPELAKRDIVSFLGASYFRAVDETFQYGLSARGVSVNTFSNGQEEFPDFTAFWFETPKADDTTFVVYTLLDGPSCTGAFKFTIHCEEKRVVMEVENHLYARKDIRQLGIAPMTTMFSCGTNERRMCDTIHPQIHDSDRLAMWTGSGEWICRPLNNPQRLTYNAYQDENPRGFGMLQLNHDFDSYQDVIGWYNKRPSLWVEPVGKWGKGAINLMEIPTTGETLDNIVCCWQPAVAIKAGSEHSFSYKLYWSGLPPVRSGLSRVNATRSGMGGFPEGWAPGENYPAVWARRFAVDFVGGDLKAAAPKGIEPVLNVSSGTIKQVEILYVEPIDGYRILFDWYPDSEATHPVDMRLFLRSKDETLSETWLYQYFPPPPDKRKYVDDRVMTAG, from the coding sequence ATGAATCGAAGAATGTTTATGAAAGCGTCAATGGCATTCGCGACCTTAAGTGGGATGTCCGGGCTATCTGCGTTATTCTCCCAGGCTGCCTGGGCGGAAGACGGGATTGCCGATGGCAGCGCAAAGCGATTTGATTTTGACGAGCTAAAAAAAATGGCCGCCAGCATGGCGGGTAAAGCTTATGGCGGAGCCCCCGCCCCGTTACCTGACACCCTGGCAACGCTGACTCCACAAGCCTATAACGAAATCCAGTACGATGCTAACCACTCATTGTGGAATGGCACCGACCGCCAGCTTGACGTCCAGTTCTTTCATGTGGGGATGGGCTTCAAACGCCGTATTCGCATGTTCTCTGTGGATGAAGCCAGCCGTGAAGCGCGTGAGATCCACTTCCGTCCGCAACTGTTCAACTATAATGACGCCAGGGTTGATACCAGGCAGCTGGAAGGCAAAACCGATCTCGGCTTTGCCGGCTTCCGCGCGTTTAAGAAACCGGAGCTGGCTAAACGCGATATCGTCTCTTTCCTCGGGGCCAGCTATTTCCGTGCAGTCGATGAAACCTTCCAGTACGGCCTGTCGGCACGTGGGGTTTCTGTCAACACCTTCAGCAATGGCCAGGAAGAGTTTCCTGACTTCACCGCTTTCTGGTTCGAGACGCCAAAAGCGGATGACACCACCTTTGTGGTTTACACCCTGCTTGATGGCCCCAGCTGCACCGGCGCATTTAAATTTACTATTCACTGCGAAGAGAAACGCGTGGTGATGGAGGTAGAAAACCACCTCTATGCGCGTAAGGATATCCGGCAGCTGGGTATCGCGCCGATGACCACCATGTTCAGCTGCGGCACCAATGAACGCCGCATGTGCGATACCATCCATCCGCAGATCCACGATTCGGATCGTCTGGCGATGTGGACCGGCAGCGGCGAGTGGATCTGCCGCCCGCTGAACAACCCGCAACGCCTGACGTATAACGCCTATCAGGACGAGAACCCGCGCGGGTTTGGCATGCTGCAACTCAATCATGACTTTGACAGCTATCAGGATGTGATTGGCTGGTACAACAAACGCCCGAGCCTGTGGGTCGAACCGGTTGGCAAATGGGGCAAAGGCGCTATTAACCTGATGGAAATCCCGACCACGGGCGAAACGCTGGATAATATCGTTTGCTGCTGGCAGCCTGCCGTGGCGATTAAGGCCGGAAGCGAGCACAGTTTCTCCTACAAGCTCTACTGGAGCGGCCTGCCGCCGGTTCGCAGCGGGTTGTCGCGCGTCAACGCCACCCGCTCCGGCATGGGGGGCTTCCCGGAAGGCTGGGCGCCAGGAGAAAACTATCCTGCCGTCTGGGCGCGACGGTTCGCGGTGGACTTCGTCGGGGGCGATTTAAAAGCTGCCGCGCCGAAAGGCATCGAGCCGGTGCTTAACGTCTCATCGGGTACCATTAAGCAGGTGGAGATCCTCTACGTCGAGCCGATCGACGGCTACCGTATTCTGTTTGACTGGTACCCTGACAGCGAGGCGACCCATCCTGTGGATATGCGCCTGTTCCTGCGCAGCAAAGATGAAACGCTGAGCGAAACCTGGCTGTATCAGTATTTCCCGCCGCCGCCGGATAAGCGCAAATATGTTGATGACCGGGTAATGACCGCCGGCTAA
- the nuoK gene encoding NADH-quinone oxidoreductase subunit NuoK: MIPLQHGLILAAILFVLGLTGVMIRRNLLFMLIGLEIMINAAALAFVVAGSYWGQADGQVMFILAISLAAAEASIGLALLLQLHRRSQNLNIDKVSEMRG; the protein is encoded by the coding sequence ATGATCCCTTTGCAGCACGGACTTATTCTGGCGGCGATCCTGTTTGTCCTTGGGCTAACGGGCGTGATGATCCGCCGCAATTTGCTGTTTATGTTGATTGGTCTCGAAATCATGATTAACGCCGCAGCGCTGGCGTTCGTGGTGGCGGGCAGCTACTGGGGGCAGGCCGACGGTCAGGTGATGTTTATCCTGGCTATCAGCCTCGCCGCGGCAGAGGCCAGTATTGGCCTGGCGCTGCTGTTGCAGCTGCATCGTCGCAGTCAGAACCTCAACATTGATAAAGTGAGCGAGATGCGCGGATGA
- a CDS encoding MFS transporter — protein sequence MQLPIGWLADRYDRKRLLLLCSALSVPGALCWPIALGHLWCSYALLFCWGGVFVGIYTLMMTLIGARFQGAALTRVYTLLPLAWGAGALSGPLLGGAAMSVTRQGLPWLAALLCSLFLCLAL from the coding sequence ATGCAGCTGCCCATTGGCTGGCTGGCGGACCGCTACGATCGCAAAAGGTTACTGCTGCTGTGCTCTGCGCTGTCCGTGCCGGGCGCGCTGTGCTGGCCAATAGCCCTGGGCCATCTTTGGTGCAGCTACGCGCTGCTGTTCTGCTGGGGCGGCGTTTTTGTCGGCATCTATACCCTGATGATGACATTAATCGGCGCGCGCTTTCAGGGCGCGGCGCTTACCCGCGTGTATACCTTACTGCCGCTTGCCTGGGGAGCCGGAGCGCTGTCTGGCCCGCTGCTGGGAGGGGCGGCGATGTCGGTTACGCGACAGGGGCTGCCGTGGCTGGCCGCACTGCTTTGCTCACTGTTTCTCTGTCTGGCCCTGTGA
- the nuoM gene encoding NADH-quinone oxidoreductase subunit M, producing the protein MLLPWLIILPFVGGLLCWQGERFGAKLPRWIALIAMGLTLALSLQLWLQGGYSLSQAEGGPQWQAQFSVPWIPRFGIAFHLALDGLSLLMVVLTGLLGVMAILCSWNEIEKWQGFFHLNLLWILGGVIGVFLAIDLFLFFFFWEMMLVPMYFLIALWGHKASDGKTRITAATKFFIYTQASGLVMLIAILALVFVHYNATGVWTFSYEQLLKTPMSHGVEYLLMLGFFIAFAVKMPVVPLHGWLPDAHSQAPTAGSVDLAGILLKTAAYGLLRFALPLFPDATAEFAPIAMWLGMIGIFYGAWMAFSQYDIKRLIAYTSISHMGFVLIAIYTGSQLAYQGAVIQMIAHGLSAAALFILCGQLYERLHTRDMRQMGGLWSRIKWLPGLSLFFAVANLGMPGTGNFVGEFMILTGSFHSVPLIIIIATFGLVFASVYSLVMMQRAYYGPAKSETPLRGMSAREFLMIMVLVLLLVLLGVYPQPILDTSHAAMSNIQQWFTASISTTRP; encoded by the coding sequence ATGTTACTTCCTTGGCTTATCATACTACCCTTCGTCGGCGGCCTGCTGTGCTGGCAGGGCGAGCGCTTTGGCGCGAAGCTGCCGCGCTGGATTGCCCTGATCGCAATGGGGCTGACGCTGGCGCTGTCGTTGCAGCTGTGGCTGCAGGGCGGCTATTCACTGTCACAGGCCGAGGGTGGCCCACAGTGGCAGGCTCAGTTCTCCGTGCCGTGGATCCCGCGTTTCGGCATTGCTTTCCACTTGGCACTTGATGGCCTGTCGTTACTGATGGTGGTGCTCACCGGCCTGCTGGGGGTGATGGCAATCCTCTGTTCGTGGAATGAAATCGAGAAATGGCAGGGCTTTTTCCATCTTAACCTGCTGTGGATCCTTGGTGGCGTCATCGGCGTGTTCCTTGCCATCGACCTGTTCCTGTTCTTCTTCTTCTGGGAGATGATGCTGGTGCCGATGTACTTCCTGATCGCGCTATGGGGCCATAAAGCCTCCGACGGGAAGACGCGCATTACCGCCGCGACCAAGTTCTTTATCTACACCCAGGCCAGCGGGCTGGTGATGCTGATTGCCATTCTGGCGCTGGTGTTTGTGCACTATAACGCCACGGGCGTGTGGACGTTCAGCTATGAACAGCTGCTGAAAACTCCGATGTCGCACGGCGTTGAATACCTGCTGATGCTCGGCTTCTTTATCGCTTTCGCGGTGAAAATGCCGGTAGTACCGCTGCATGGCTGGCTGCCGGACGCGCACAGTCAGGCTCCGACCGCCGGTTCGGTTGACCTGGCGGGTATTCTGTTGAAAACCGCCGCCTATGGCCTGCTGCGTTTCGCGCTGCCGCTGTTCCCTGATGCCACCGCTGAATTTGCCCCGATCGCCATGTGGCTGGGCATGATCGGCATCTTCTACGGCGCGTGGATGGCGTTCTCCCAGTACGATATCAAGCGTCTGATTGCTTACACCTCGATTTCCCATATGGGCTTTGTGCTGATTGCTATCTACACCGGCAGCCAGCTGGCCTACCAGGGCGCGGTGATTCAGATGATCGCGCACGGTCTTTCGGCTGCGGCGCTGTTTATCCTCTGTGGCCAGCTGTATGAACGCCTGCATACCCGCGATATGCGTCAGATGGGCGGTTTGTGGTCGCGTATCAAATGGCTGCCGGGCCTGTCGCTGTTCTTTGCGGTAGCCAACCTGGGGATGCCGGGTACCGGTAACTTTGTCGGTGAGTTTATGATCCTGACCGGCAGTTTCCACAGCGTTCCGCTGATTATCATCATCGCCACCTTTGGTCTGGTATTTGCTTCGGTCTACTCGCTGGTGATGATGCAACGGGCTTACTACGGCCCGGCAAAATCAGAGACGCCGCTGCGCGGCATGTCAGCGCGTGAGTTCCTGATGATCATGGTGCTGGTGCTGCTGCTGGTGCTGCTGGGGGTTTATCCGCAGCCGATTCTGGATACCTCCCACGCTGCGATGAGCAATATTCAGCAGTGGTTTACTGCTTCAATTTCAACTACAAGGCCGTAA
- a CDS encoding MFS transporter, producing the protein MRRFLQPIAAATLFGLIFGLSAPLIALRLAEQGYSTLQIGINAALHAAGVLLIAPLLPCLCRRFAAQRLLQLALTAVAIVLLLFLWRPVGAWWWLRLLPGMAAEVILVVSQSWLSQHSSEQIRAKNMALYIAMLSLGFAGGPLMLSIWGSGSGLFVAGSALAILATLPSGQPPRATADEAALSLLQATAMIPLALAAAVLSAAVETAGMNLLGLYAVRPGWGVEQASSLLAILLGGPLSCSCPLAGWRTATIAKGYCCCALRCPCRARCAGQ; encoded by the coding sequence ATGCGACGCTTCCTGCAACCGATTGCGGCGGCAACGCTGTTTGGTTTGATTTTCGGCCTGAGCGCGCCGCTTATCGCGCTACGGCTGGCAGAGCAGGGCTATAGCACGCTGCAGATCGGCATAAATGCCGCGCTGCATGCCGCTGGCGTACTGCTGATCGCCCCTTTATTACCGTGTCTGTGCCGCCGTTTCGCTGCGCAGCGTTTGCTGCAGCTGGCACTGACGGCGGTAGCGATAGTCCTTTTACTGTTTCTGTGGCGACCCGTTGGCGCCTGGTGGTGGCTGCGTCTGCTGCCGGGCATGGCGGCAGAGGTTATCCTGGTGGTATCGCAAAGCTGGCTCAGCCAGCACAGCAGCGAACAGATCCGGGCAAAAAATATGGCGTTATACATTGCCATGCTGTCGCTGGGCTTTGCCGGCGGCCCACTGATGTTAAGCATCTGGGGCAGCGGTAGCGGCCTGTTTGTCGCGGGTAGCGCGTTGGCGATATTAGCCACGCTACCGTCAGGGCAGCCGCCCCGCGCTACGGCTGATGAAGCGGCGTTAAGCCTGCTCCAGGCGACAGCGATGATCCCGCTGGCACTGGCGGCGGCGGTATTGAGTGCCGCTGTGGAAACCGCCGGGATGAATCTGTTGGGGCTGTATGCCGTCAGGCCTGGCTGGGGCGTGGAGCAGGCTTCCTCGCTGTTAGCTATTCTACTGGGGGGGCCATTATCATGCAGCTGCCCATTGGCTGGCTGGCGGACCGCTACGATCGCAAAAGGTTACTGCTGCTGTGCTCTGCGCTGTCCGTGCCGGGCGCGCTGTGCTGGCCAATAG
- a CDS encoding GNAT family N-acetyltransferase — MEIFWQDLHHRDLNTTQLYQLLGLRNAVFIVEQRCAYADIDGADLAGDNRHILGVARGRLVACARILGPESAGKPVKIGRVAVAAEARGMRLGNQLVQQAIASCEKYWQQQAIFLSAQAHLQQFYRRLGFSAVSAEYLEDGIRHIDMRRNPRC, encoded by the coding sequence ATGGAGATTTTCTGGCAGGATTTGCATCATCGCGACCTCAACACCACCCAGCTGTACCAGCTGCTGGGCTTGCGCAATGCCGTATTTATCGTAGAGCAGCGTTGTGCTTATGCTGATATTGACGGAGCGGATCTGGCCGGTGACAACCGCCATATCCTCGGCGTAGCGCGCGGCAGGCTGGTCGCCTGTGCACGTATTCTTGGCCCGGAAAGCGCGGGTAAGCCAGTGAAAATTGGCAGAGTTGCCGTTGCCGCAGAAGCGCGCGGAATGAGGCTTGGCAATCAGTTGGTGCAGCAGGCGATAGCCAGCTGTGAAAAATACTGGCAGCAGCAGGCTATTTTTCTCTCTGCTCAGGCGCATTTACAGCAGTTTTATCGTCGGCTGGGTTTCAGTGCGGTGAGCGCTGAATATCTGGAGGATGGCATCCGCCATATTGATATGCGGCGAAATCCCCGCTGCTGA
- the nuoL gene encoding NADH-quinone oxidoreductase subunit L, translated as MNLLYLTILFPLIGFLLLAFSRGRWSENLSAAVGMGSVGLAALVTAYAGLDFFHNGQQVFNQALWTWMQVGNFRIDVNLTLDGLSLTMLSVVTGVGFLIHMFASWYMRGEEGYSRFFAYTNLFIASMVVLVLADNLMLMYLGWEGVGLCSYLLIGFYYTHPANGAAAMKAFIITRVGDVFLALALFILYNELGTLNFREMMALAPAHFAADNHMLQWATLMLLGGAVGKSAQLPLQTWLADAMAGPTPVSALIHAATMVTAGVYLIARTHGLFLMTPDVLHLVGIVGAVTLVLAGFAALVQTDIKRVLAYSTMSQIGYMFLALGVQAWDAAIFHLMTHAFFKALLFLSSGSVILACHHEQNIFKMGGLRKRIPLVYVCFLVGGAALSALPLITAGFFSKDEILAGALANGHLNLMIAGLAGAFMTSLYTFRMIFIAFHGKEQIHAHAGKGITHHLPLLVLLVLSTFIGATIVPPLRGVLPETSELAHGSVLTLEIASGVVAIVGILLAAALWLGKRTLVTAIANSAPGRFFSTWWFAAWGFDWLYDKLFVKPYLFVAWLLSRDPLNSLMNIPALLARGGNKGLALSENGYLRWYLAAMSIGAVVVLALLMVM; from the coding sequence ATGAACCTTCTCTATTTAACCATTCTGTTTCCGCTGATCGGCTTTTTGTTGCTGGCGTTTTCGCGCGGTCGCTGGTCAGAAAACCTGTCTGCTGCCGTCGGCATGGGTTCCGTCGGGCTGGCAGCGCTGGTCACGGCGTATGCCGGGCTGGACTTCTTCCATAACGGCCAGCAGGTGTTTAACCAGGCGCTATGGACCTGGATGCAGGTGGGCAACTTCCGGATTGACGTCAATCTGACGCTGGACGGCCTGTCGCTGACCATGCTGTCGGTGGTGACCGGCGTTGGCTTCCTGATCCATATGTTCGCCTCCTGGTATATGCGCGGGGAGGAGGGCTATTCACGCTTCTTCGCCTATACCAACCTGTTTATCGCCAGCATGGTGGTTCTGGTGCTGGCCGATAACCTGATGCTGATGTATCTCGGCTGGGAAGGCGTGGGCCTGTGCTCTTATCTGCTGATCGGCTTCTACTACACCCATCCGGCCAACGGTGCGGCGGCGATGAAAGCCTTTATCATCACCCGCGTCGGTGACGTGTTTCTCGCACTGGCGTTGTTTATCCTCTACAACGAGCTGGGTACGCTGAACTTCCGCGAAATGATGGCGCTGGCACCGGCACACTTTGCTGCCGATAATCATATGCTGCAGTGGGCCACCCTGATGCTGTTGGGCGGTGCGGTCGGTAAATCTGCCCAGCTGCCGTTACAGACCTGGCTGGCCGACGCGATGGCGGGTCCAACCCCGGTCTCGGCATTGATCCACGCGGCGACCATGGTGACCGCCGGCGTCTATCTGATTGCCCGTACCCACGGGCTGTTCCTGATGACGCCGGACGTGCTGCATCTGGTGGGGATTGTCGGTGCGGTGACGCTGGTGCTGGCAGGCTTTGCCGCGCTGGTGCAAACCGATATCAAGCGCGTGCTGGCTTACTCAACCATGAGTCAGATTGGCTATATGTTCCTGGCGCTGGGCGTGCAGGCCTGGGATGCGGCGATCTTCCATCTGATGACCCATGCCTTCTTCAAGGCGCTGCTGTTCCTCTCGTCCGGTTCGGTGATCCTCGCCTGTCACCACGAGCAGAACATCTTCAAAATGGGCGGTTTGCGTAAGCGCATTCCGCTGGTGTACGTCTGCTTCCTGGTCGGCGGCGCGGCGCTGTCGGCGCTGCCGTTGATAACCGCAGGCTTCTTCAGTAAGGATGAGATCCTGGCCGGGGCGCTGGCCAACGGGCATCTCAATCTGATGATTGCCGGGCTGGCGGGGGCGTTTATGACCTCCCTGTACACCTTCCGCATGATCTTTATTGCGTTCCACGGCAAAGAACAGATCCACGCTCATGCCGGGAAGGGCATCACCCATCATCTGCCGCTGCTGGTGCTGTTAGTGCTCTCGACCTTTATTGGCGCAACGATCGTGCCGCCGCTGCGTGGCGTACTGCCCGAGACCAGCGAACTGGCGCACGGCAGCGTGCTTACGCTGGAGATCGCCTCTGGCGTGGTGGCGATTGTCGGCATTCTGCTGGCAGCCGCGCTGTGGCTGGGCAAACGCACGCTGGTGACCGCTATCGCCAACAGCGCGCCGGGGCGGTTCTTCTCCACCTGGTGGTTTGCCGCCTGGGGCTTCGACTGGCTGTACGACAAGCTGTTCGTTAAGCCTTACCTCTTTGTCGCCTGGCTGCTGTCGCGCGATCCGCTGAATTCACTGATGAATATTCCGGCTCTGCTGGCACGCGGCGGCAATAAAGGGCTGGCGCTCAGCGAAAACGGCTATCTGCGCTGGTACCTCGCTGCAATGAGCATCGGTGCCGTGGTGGTGCTGGCGCTGCTGATGGTGATGTAA
- the nuoJ gene encoding NADH-quinone oxidoreductase subunit J has protein sequence MEFAFYLCGLVAVLATLRVITHTNPVHALLYLIISLLAVSGVFFSLGAYFAGALEIIVYAGAIMVLFVFVVMMLNLGGAEVQQEKDWLKPGMWIGPGLLSLLLLVTLVYAILSVNDQGIDGTMIDGKQVGISLFGPYVLAVELASMLLLAGLVVAFHIGREQRAGEVLANRPADAAKSKKEERA, from the coding sequence ATGGAATTTGCGTTTTATCTTTGCGGACTGGTCGCGGTGCTGGCGACATTGCGCGTTATCACCCATACCAATCCGGTACATGCGTTGCTGTACCTGATCATCTCATTGCTGGCGGTGTCCGGGGTGTTCTTCTCGCTCGGGGCCTATTTTGCCGGCGCGCTGGAAATTATCGTTTATGCCGGTGCCATTATGGTGCTGTTCGTCTTCGTGGTGATGATGCTCAACCTCGGCGGTGCCGAAGTGCAGCAGGAAAAAGACTGGCTGAAACCGGGCATGTGGATTGGTCCGGGGCTGCTGTCCCTGCTGCTGCTGGTCACCCTCGTCTATGCCATTCTGTCGGTCAACGATCAGGGCATTGACGGCACGATGATTGACGGCAAGCAGGTCGGTATCAGCCTGTTCGGGCCTTACGTGCTGGCGGTTGAACTGGCCTCCATGCTGCTGCTGGCGGGGCTGGTGGTGGCGTTCCACATCGGTCGCGAACAGCGTGCCGGGGAAGTGCTGGCTAACCGTCCGGCGGACGCGGCGAAAAGTAAGAAGGAGGAGCGGGCATGA
- the nuoI gene encoding NADH-quinone oxidoreductase subunit NuoI → MTLKDIVVGFGTTVRSIWLIGMNAFAKRETLMYPEEPVYLPPRYRGRIVLTRDPDGQERCVACNLCAVACPVGCISLQKAETADGRWYPEFFRINFSRCIFCGLCEEACPTTAIQLTPDFELGEFKRQDLVYEKENLLISGPGKYPEYNFYRMAGMAIDGKDKGDAENEAKPIDVKGLLP, encoded by the coding sequence ATGACATTAAAAGACATTGTCGTTGGATTTGGTACCACGGTTCGCAGTATCTGGCTGATCGGCATGAATGCCTTCGCCAAACGCGAAACCCTGATGTACCCGGAAGAACCGGTCTATTTACCGCCGCGTTATCGTGGGCGCATCGTGCTGACCCGTGACCCGGACGGTCAGGAGCGCTGCGTGGCCTGTAACCTGTGCGCGGTGGCCTGTCCGGTCGGCTGCATCTCTTTGCAGAAGGCGGAAACGGCCGATGGCCGCTGGTACCCGGAATTCTTCCGCATTAACTTCTCGCGCTGCATTTTCTGTGGCCTGTGTGAAGAGGCTTGCCCGACCACTGCGATTCAGCTTACCCCCGATTTTGAACTGGGTGAGTTTAAGCGTCAGGATCTGGTGTATGAAAAAGAAAACCTGCTGATTTCCGGTCCGGGCAAGTACCCGGAATATAACTTTTACCGGATGGCGGGTATGGCGATCGACGGCAAAGACAAAGGCGACGCGGAAAACGAAGCCAAACCCATCGACGTCAAGGGCTTGTTACCTTAA
- the nuoN gene encoding NADH-quinone oxidoreductase subunit NuoN: protein MTITPQQLIALLPLLIVGLTVVVVMLSIAWRRNHFVNATLAVVGLNLALFSLYFVGQAGPMDVTPLLRVDAYSMFYSGLVILASLATCTFAYPWLATYPDNREEFYLLVLIAALGGVVLASASHLASLFIGIELISLPLFGLVGYAFQQKRSLEAAIKYTILSAAASSFLLFGMALVYAHAGSLGFMELGNSLNDGLIHQPLLLAGLGLMIVGFGFKLSLVPFHLWTPDVYQGAPAPVSTFLATASKIAIFGVLMRLFMYAPMANSEGVRTVLGIIAVASMLFGNLMAISQSNIKRLLGYSSIAHLGYLLVALIAVQSHQLSLETVGVYLAGYLFSSLGAFGVVSLMSSPYRGPDAESLYSYRGLFWHRPILAAVMTVMMLSLAGIPMTLGFIGKFYVIAVGVSAHLWWLTGAVVLGSAIGLYYYLRMTVSLYLSPPELMQRDSPANWAFTAGGVVVLISAVLVLVLGIYPQPLISLVNLAQPLH, encoded by the coding sequence ATGACAATAACTCCTCAACAATTGATCGCGCTTCTGCCGCTGCTGATCGTCGGATTGACGGTGGTAGTTGTGATGCTGTCCATTGCGTGGCGACGCAACCACTTCGTCAACGCCACGCTTGCCGTCGTTGGCCTTAACCTGGCGCTGTTTTCGTTATACTTCGTCGGCCAGGCTGGGCCAATGGACGTCACCCCGCTGCTGCGGGTAGACGCGTACTCAATGTTCTATAGCGGACTGGTGATCCTCGCCAGTCTGGCGACCTGCACCTTTGCCTATCCGTGGCTGGCAACCTACCCGGATAACCGCGAAGAGTTCTATCTGCTGGTACTGATTGCCGCTCTCGGCGGCGTGGTGCTGGCCAGTGCCAGTCACCTGGCGTCGCTGTTTATCGGTATTGAACTGATCTCGCTGCCGCTGTTTGGGCTGGTCGGTTACGCCTTCCAGCAAAAGCGCTCGCTGGAAGCGGCGATCAAGTACACCATTCTGTCCGCCGCCGCTTCTTCATTCCTGCTGTTTGGTATGGCGCTGGTCTATGCGCACGCCGGAAGCCTCGGGTTTATGGAGCTGGGCAACAGCCTGAATGATGGTTTGATCCACCAACCGCTGCTGCTGGCGGGCCTGGGCCTGATGATCGTCGGCTTTGGCTTTAAGCTGTCGCTGGTGCCGTTCCACCTGTGGACGCCAGACGTCTATCAGGGCGCACCCGCGCCGGTATCAACCTTCCTCGCCACTGCCAGTAAAATCGCTATCTTCGGCGTGCTGATGCGCCTGTTTATGTACGCGCCAATGGCAAACAGTGAAGGGGTGCGGACCGTACTGGGCATTATCGCCGTGGCGTCGATGCTGTTCGGTAACCTGATGGCGATCTCGCAGAGCAATATCAAGCGTCTGCTGGGCTATTCGTCCATTGCTCACCTCGGTTATCTGCTGGTGGCGCTGATTGCGGTGCAATCCCACCAGCTGTCGCTGGAAACCGTCGGGGTTTATCTGGCTGGCTATCTGTTCAGCAGCCTCGGTGCTTTCGGCGTGGTCAGCCTGATGTCCAGCCCGTACCGTGGCCCGGATGCGGAATCGCTCTACTCCTATCGCGGGTTGTTCTGGCATCGTCCAATCCTTGCGGCGGTGATGACGGTGATGATGCTGTCACTGGCGGGGATCCCAATGACGCTGGGCTTTATCGGTAAGTTCTACGTGATTGCGGTTGGCGTCAGCGCGCACCTGTGGTGGCTGACCGGGGCGGTGGTGCTCGGCAGCGCCATTGGCCTTTACTACTATCTGCGTATGACCGTCAGCCTGTATCTGTCGCCGCCTGAGCTGATGCAGCGCGATTCCCCGGCAAACTGGGCGTTTACCGCCGGTGGCGTGGTGGTGCTGATTTCAGCGGTACTGGTGCTGGTACTGGGTATTTACCCGCAGCCGCTGATTTCGCTGGTCAATCTGGCGCAGCCGCTGCACTAA